A portion of the Francisella uliginis genome contains these proteins:
- a CDS encoding acetolactate decarboxylase — MKKIILSLTLLITSNHLFAFNTIYQAGNITSLTRSIYSSDITLKNLESKGQYGLGTIQGAKGEMIIFKGKAYLSDVSGKAIPLKNDITVPFADVFSFSKPQINSNYNDLTIPKVLSIIKDKLYGDNYFYIIKIKGKFSKIHARTIPPAKKGYTLSQWIAENQKFHDLKNVEGTMIGIYSPKYLSSIAVPGFHFHFITKNLSHVYHVYSFKSAQVNAQIEKMNNFTIMLPDTKEYQNATIETFSHDTISKMEEGR; from the coding sequence GTGAAAAAAATAATACTCTCACTAACTTTATTAATTACTTCAAACCATTTATTTGCTTTTAATACTATTTATCAAGCAGGAAATATTACCTCTTTAACAAGAAGCATATATTCTAGTGATATAACTCTAAAAAATTTAGAAAGTAAAGGTCAATATGGTCTTGGTACTATACAAGGCGCTAAAGGTGAAATGATAATATTTAAAGGTAAGGCTTATCTTAGTGACGTCAGTGGTAAAGCAATACCTCTTAAAAATGACATAACAGTACCTTTTGCTGATGTGTTTAGCTTTTCAAAACCACAAATAAACTCTAATTATAACGATCTAACCATTCCAAAGGTATTATCCATTATCAAAGACAAACTTTATGGTGACAATTACTTTTATATAATTAAAATTAAAGGAAAATTCTCAAAAATTCACGCTAGAACAATCCCTCCAGCTAAAAAAGGATATACTCTAAGTCAGTGGATCGCTGAAAATCAAAAGTTTCATGACTTAAAAAATGTCGAAGGTACAATGATTGGTATATATAGTCCTAAATATTTATCTAGCATTGCAGTCCCAGGCTTTCATTTCCACTTTATTACAAAAAATTTATCACATGTCTACCACGTATATAGCTTTAAATCTGCACAAGTTAATGCCCAGATAGAAAAAATGAATAACTTTACAATCATGTTGCCAGATACTAAAGAATATCAAAATGCTACTATAGAAACATTTAGCCATGATACAATTAGTAAAATGGAAGAAGGAAGATAA